One Capsicum annuum cultivar UCD-10X-F1 chromosome 2, UCD10Xv1.1, whole genome shotgun sequence genomic window carries:
- the LOC107861381 gene encoding uncharacterized protein At2g23090 — MGGGNGQKAKMAREKNLEKTKAAKGSQLETNKKAMSIQCRVCMQTFMCTTSEEKCKEHAEAKHPKSDLLTSFPHLSTASEEKCKEHAEAKQPKSDLLTCSPHLKK; from the exons ATGGGTGGAGGCAATGGTCAGAAAGCCAAGATGGCGAGAGAGAAGAACCTCGAGAAAACCAAAGCCGCTAAAG GAAGCCAGCTTGAAACGAACAAGAAGGCCATGAGCATCCAG TGCAGGGTGTGCATGCAGACATTTATGTGCACAACATCAGAGGAGAAGTGCAAGGAACATGCCGAGGCCAAACATCCAAAATCTGATCTCCTCACCTCTTTCCCTCATCTCAGCACAGCATCAGAGGAGAAGTGCAAGGAACATGCCGAGGCCAAACAACCAAAATCTGATCTCCTCACCTGTTCCCCTCATCTCAAAAAATAA